One genomic segment of Rivularia sp. PCC 7116 includes these proteins:
- a CDS encoding DUF4365 domain-containing protein yields MANELEQSVKDIFVALMTEAHSDDGAIFNVRFLDDLPHVDCIVELIGQKDFLPFCYVQLKSTKTGYTKKDKRLKVKFPQESITGLSSYPAPTYIVGIDEKDETGYIVSANGDDLSSFASIPTDFPINKPNRGNLWNEVNDFWYRARKIKFNSKFVETEEE; encoded by the coding sequence ATGGCAAATGAACTAGAACAATCGGTAAAAGATATTTTCGTGGCCTTAATGACAGAAGCTCATTCTGATGATGGAGCTATTTTTAACGTCCGATTTTTAGATGATTTGCCACATGTTGACTGCATTGTCGAATTAATCGGACAAAAAGATTTTCTTCCTTTTTGCTACGTACAGTTGAAAAGTACAAAAACAGGATATACAAAAAAAGATAAACGTTTGAAAGTAAAATTTCCTCAAGAATCTATAACTGGTTTGTCATCATATCCCGCACCCACTTACATTGTAGGAATTGATGAGAAAGACGAAACTGGTTACATTGTTTCTGCAAATGGTGACGATTTGAGTTCTTTTGCAAGCATTCCTACAGATTTTCCCATCAATAAACCTAATCGCGGAAATCTTTGGAATGAAGTAAATGATTTTTGGTATAGAGCAAGAAAAATTAAATTTAATTCCAAGTTTGTTGAAACTGAGGAAGAGTAA
- a CDS encoding SDR family NAD(P)-dependent oxidoreductase, with the protein MIDLSGKVVLVTGASSGIGAVTVKTLAKAGAEVILHYANNLEKARAVAESIESNRVHLLQADFSIENASVKLWQDALRLNGHIDVLINNAGIMPLAGIESEIDIWTSAWKNTLQVNLIAVADLCREAIGHFKARNGGIIINIASRAAFRGDTPEYMHYAASKGGVIALTRSIARGFGKDGVLAYSVAPGFVRTEMAEKFIQDYGEDFVTKDIPLGKIAPPQDVANVIAFLASGLAPHATGTTIDINGASYVR; encoded by the coding sequence ATGATTGATTTAAGCGGAAAAGTAGTTTTAGTTACAGGAGCTTCATCCGGTATCGGTGCAGTAACTGTAAAAACTTTAGCAAAAGCTGGCGCTGAGGTAATTTTGCATTATGCGAATAATTTAGAAAAAGCACGAGCAGTTGCAGAAAGTATTGAAAGCAATCGCGTTCATTTGTTACAAGCTGATTTTTCTATAGAAAATGCATCTGTAAAATTGTGGCAAGATGCTTTACGTTTAAACGGACATATTGATGTTTTAATTAATAATGCTGGAATAATGCCATTAGCAGGAATCGAATCCGAAATTGATATTTGGACATCAGCTTGGAAAAATACTTTACAGGTAAATTTGATAGCTGTTGCTGATTTATGTAGAGAAGCTATTGGGCATTTTAAGGCTCGTAACGGTGGAATAATTATTAATATTGCCAGTCGCGCAGCATTTCGTGGTGATACACCGGAGTATATGCATTATGCCGCTTCTAAAGGTGGTGTTATTGCTTTAACTCGGAGTATTGCCAGGGGTTTTGGTAAAGATGGTGTTTTAGCCTATAGTGTAGCGCCCGGTTTTGTTCGTACCGAAATGGCGGAGAAATTTATTCAAGATTACGGAGAAGATTTCGTAACTAAAGATATTCCTTTAGGGAAAATAGCACCTCCTCAAGATGTTGCGAATGTCATTGCTTTTTTAGCATCTGGTTTAGCACCACATGCAACTGGTACGACAATTGATATTAATGGTGCTTCTTACGTGCGTTGA
- a CDS encoding tetratricopeptide repeat protein, with protein MMTAFNKIILPVIISSFTCFIVNQSALAAKSSSEYRLLGLQYRQQGNYNKAIAAMTKSVELEPKNIPGRVNLGWTFHLAGKQGEAAQSLLKAIYQKPSFVPAYNALGIVYLVDGNLPAAVLVHTWAAFLNQENEIAFYNLSLALHQLEIYPLAIATANRAAILEPNNPHPIVAAAISYWDNEDKTIAQQVYRQAINLDARYTQIAFLNHLKKAAFTQQQINKTREILSNLKS; from the coding sequence ATGATGACTGCTTTCAATAAAATTATTCTTCCCGTGATTATTTCATCTTTCACTTGCTTTATCGTAAATCAATCAGCTTTAGCTGCAAAATCTAGTAGCGAATATAGATTATTAGGACTTCAATATCGTCAACAAGGGAATTACAATAAAGCAATAGCCGCAATGACAAAGTCGGTAGAATTAGAACCTAAAAACATTCCCGGAAGAGTTAATTTAGGTTGGACTTTCCATTTAGCAGGTAAACAAGGAGAAGCAGCACAATCTTTATTGAAAGCTATTTATCAAAAACCTTCATTTGTACCAGCTTATAATGCTTTAGGAATTGTTTATCTAGTAGACGGAAATTTACCGGCAGCAGTATTAGTTCATACCTGGGCAGCATTTCTTAACCAGGAAAATGAGATTGCATTTTACAATTTGAGTTTAGCTTTACATCAACTAGAAATTTATCCTTTAGCTATTGCAACCGCTAACCGTGCTGCGATTTTAGAACCAAATAATCCCCATCCTATAGTTGCTGCTGCAATTTCTTATTGGGATAATGAGGATAAAACTATTGCCCAACAAGTTTATCGTCAAGCTATTAACTTAGATGCCAGATATACTCAAATTGCTTTTCTAAATCACTTGAAAAAAGCAGCTTTTACTCAACAGCAAATTAATAAAACTAGAGAAATATTGTCTAATTTAAAATCTTGA
- a CDS encoding MarR family winged helix-turn-helix transcriptional regulator gives MVQTSDSSPVSDSAKQERAPYSIDYKIKLLAQLLSRRFSEHLEHLKLTPFHWIVLCCLWEEDGLPTSSIGEKLKQVGGTLTGVIDRMEERGLVRRERSLQDRRVWRIWLTDDGKELETILPPIIEEIRQDAMQGFSDSDRQLFSQLLNRAVANLS, from the coding sequence ATGGTTCAAACATCAGATAGTTCCCCTGTATCAGATTCGGCTAAGCAAGAGCGGGCACCTTACAGTATTGACTATAAAATTAAGCTACTAGCACAATTATTATCGCGCAGGTTTAGCGAACATCTCGAACATTTGAAGTTAACTCCTTTTCATTGGATTGTGTTGTGCTGTTTGTGGGAAGAGGATGGTTTACCTACTTCTAGTATTGGAGAAAAACTTAAGCAGGTTGGCGGTACTTTGACTGGTGTTATTGATAGGATGGAAGAAAGAGGTTTGGTACGTCGGGAGCGAAGTTTGCAGGATAGACGAGTTTGGCGGATATGGTTAACAGATGATGGCAAAGAGCTTGAAACTATTTTACCACCTATTATTGAAGAGATTCGACAAGACGCGATGCAGGGTTTTTCAGATAGCGATCGCCAACTTTTTTCACAGTTATTAAATAGAGCCGTTGCAAATTTATCTTAG
- a CDS encoding Nuclease A inhibitor-like protein, whose protein sequence is MYEIENFLEPTQNLSQILRNNLINIKEYKLFNYDVYLMGQTDSGDWAGVWTQEFL, encoded by the coding sequence ATGTATGAAATTGAAAATTTTCTAGAACCTACTCAAAATCTTTCTCAAATATTGCGAAATAATTTGATTAATATCAAAGAATACAAGCTGTTTAATTATGATGTTTATTTGATGGGACAAACAGATTCGGGAGATTGGGCTGGTGTTTGGACACAAGAATTTTTATAA
- a CDS encoding DUF4922 domain-containing protein, whose amino-acid sequence MSDTQSANQELLLKPGTLWTRIQEQTQHGLECGALQSIATDYEFVEQNGVNFLVRILSNLTRKDEAKKKQDKAAKKGKDFNPFLPYEQDLFVSDISQTHLCLLNKFNVVENHLLIVTREFEEQESLLNWQDFQAMWACLAEIDGLAFYNGGKIAGASQRHKHLQVVPTPLAPNQTESIPIAPLFASAVFEGDVGRIPDLPFVHGFCWFDANLINSINDAAQTTLELYYKILKAVDLFNQDTENNNSIAYNFLATREWMFIVPRSEENFESISVNSLGFAGGLLVRNQEQMQMLKECQPMEILKRVGVSK is encoded by the coding sequence ATGTCAGACACTCAATCAGCGAACCAAGAATTATTATTGAAACCCGGTACCCTATGGACAAGAATTCAAGAACAAACTCAACACGGGCTTGAATGTGGTGCTTTGCAGTCGATAGCTACCGATTACGAATTTGTAGAACAAAATGGAGTAAATTTTTTAGTTAGAATTTTATCTAATTTAACTCGTAAAGACGAAGCGAAAAAGAAGCAGGATAAAGCAGCTAAAAAAGGCAAGGATTTCAATCCTTTTCTTCCTTACGAACAAGATTTATTTGTGAGCGATATTTCTCAAACGCATTTATGTTTGTTGAATAAATTTAATGTTGTCGAAAATCACCTGTTAATTGTAACTCGCGAATTTGAAGAGCAGGAAAGTTTGCTTAATTGGCAAGATTTTCAAGCAATGTGGGCTTGTTTAGCTGAAATTGACGGTTTAGCATTTTATAACGGTGGAAAAATTGCTGGTGCTTCTCAACGACACAAGCATTTACAAGTTGTTCCGACTCCACTTGCACCCAATCAAACTGAATCTATTCCAATTGCACCTTTGTTTGCATCTGCTGTATTTGAAGGCGATGTAGGAAGAATTCCAGATTTACCTTTTGTTCACGGTTTTTGTTGGTTTGATGCTAATTTAATTAATTCTATTAATGATGCCGCCCAAACTACTTTAGAGCTTTACTATAAAATACTGAAAGCTGTTGATTTATTTAATCAAGATACAGAAAATAATAATTCTATCGCTTATAACTTTTTAGCAACTAGAGAATGGATGTTTATTGTACCGCGTTCGGAAGAAAATTTTGAATCAATTTCTGTTAATTCTTTGGGGTTTGCCGGTGGTTTATTGGTAAGGAATCAAGAGCAAATGCAAATGTTGAAAGAATGTCAACCTATGGAAATTTTGAAGCGGGTTGGGGTGAGTAAGTAA
- a CDS encoding DUF177 domain-containing protein yields MDAIYIPQLAQASKPIEDIEVKEFLPELQTLTPVRGNLRVEHRGNFLEVTAKAETIMTLTCNRCLQQYNHRVLVNTSEIIWLDEVAEVEEEFLAEREVALDELVETLSPYGYFHPSMWLYEQMCLEIPQRQLCDKDCPGIEQNRDAKPEDKPIDSRWASLQSLKKQL; encoded by the coding sequence ATGGACGCAATTTATATTCCCCAGCTTGCTCAAGCGTCAAAACCGATAGAAGATATAGAAGTAAAAGAATTCTTACCCGAATTACAAACCTTAACACCAGTTCGCGGCAATCTTCGAGTCGAACATCGCGGTAATTTTTTAGAAGTAACCGCAAAAGCTGAAACAATAATGACTTTAACCTGCAACCGTTGTTTACAACAGTACAATCATCGCGTTCTGGTTAATACTTCAGAAATAATTTGGTTGGATGAAGTTGCTGAGGTTGAAGAAGAATTTCTTGCAGAAAGAGAAGTTGCTTTAGATGAGTTGGTAGAAACTTTATCGCCATATGGATACTTTCATCCCAGCATGTGGTTATACGAGCAAATGTGTTTGGAAATTCCCCAACGTCAGTTATGCGACAAAGACTGTCCGGGAATCGAACAAAATCGAGATGCTAAACCAGAAGATAAACCAATTGATAGCCGTTGGGCTTCTTTACAATCTTTAAAAAAGCAATTGTAA
- a CDS encoding R3H domain-containing nucleic acid-binding protein has product MMSDTRMQRGEQWLKELLQLSGFSVEIKGDKEENTLGEKDPLSLNSYWLTIEESNLTENQIQVLIGRDGKALDAMQYLANSILNLNQESNEQASYTVELNGYRVRRLAEIRNMIEEVVDRVRNTGQQVEVKSLSSAERRQVHTLLKGFEDLESFSQGKEPHRHLVVRPFSW; this is encoded by the coding sequence ATGATGAGCGATACTCGGATGCAACGTGGCGAGCAGTGGTTAAAAGAACTGCTGCAATTATCTGGGTTCTCTGTGGAGATTAAAGGCGATAAAGAGGAAAACACCTTGGGAGAAAAAGATCCACTTTCTCTTAACAGCTATTGGTTGACAATTGAGGAATCCAATTTAACCGAAAATCAAATCCAAGTTTTGATTGGACGCGATGGTAAAGCACTAGATGCAATGCAGTATCTAGCAAATTCAATTCTTAACTTAAATCAAGAATCGAACGAGCAAGCATCCTATACAGTAGAATTAAACGGCTATCGCGTTCGCAGGTTAGCCGAAATTCGCAACATGATAGAAGAAGTAGTTGATAGAGTCCGCAATACCGGACAACAAGTGGAGGTAAAATCTCTTAGTTCAGCCGAACGTCGTCAAGTCCACACTTTATTAAAGGGCTTTGAAGATTTAGAAAGCTTCAGCCAAGGTAAAGAACCACATCGCCATCTGGTTGTACGTCCTTTCTCATGGTAA
- the yidC gene encoding membrane protein insertase YidC codes for MDFGIGFLSNNVMLPIIDLFYSIVPSYGLAIIALTLIIRFSLYPLSAGSIRNMRKMKIVQPVMQKRMAEVKEKYKDDPQKQQEEMMSVQKEFGNPLAGCAPLILQMPVLLALFATLRGSPFATANYNVNLQILPSEQIERIQPAAFATKPSSIYVDEGERIKVAAILPGGNKLAVGEHTKLQYQTVDGKPFEEILEQHPDNQSKLLPQWKITKGAERISVDAEGNIEALQPGDVTIQGNIPGLAADTGFLFIDALGRVGAFDDDGTIHWDIVSMIGLFGVSLYVSQLLNTQGNAGGGNSQQDTVNKITPILFSGMFLFFPLPAGVLMYMVIGNIFQTLQTYILSKEALPEEVQKIVDAQEKEALSAEAKALPFEPKSTKKKATS; via the coding sequence ATGGACTTTGGTATTGGGTTCCTCTCGAACAATGTAATGCTGCCAATCATAGACTTGTTCTATAGCATTGTGCCGAGCTATGGATTGGCGATTATTGCCTTAACGTTAATCATCCGCTTCTCACTTTATCCTCTGAGTGCTGGCTCAATACGCAATATGCGGAAGATGAAGATTGTACAGCCGGTGATGCAAAAGCGGATGGCGGAAGTCAAAGAAAAATATAAAGACGATCCGCAGAAGCAACAAGAAGAAATGATGAGCGTTCAAAAGGAATTCGGCAATCCACTGGCTGGTTGCGCTCCTTTGATTTTGCAAATGCCCGTATTGCTAGCACTTTTCGCAACATTGCGGGGTTCGCCTTTCGCGACTGCGAACTACAACGTTAACCTACAAATTTTACCTAGCGAACAAATCGAACGAATTCAACCAGCTGCGTTTGCCACAAAACCTTCCAGCATCTATGTTGATGAAGGCGAACGGATTAAAGTCGCTGCAATTCTTCCTGGAGGAAACAAGCTGGCTGTAGGAGAACACACCAAGCTGCAATATCAAACGGTTGATGGTAAGCCGTTTGAAGAGATATTGGAGCAACACCCAGATAATCAGAGCAAGTTACTTCCTCAATGGAAAATAACTAAAGGGGCAGAACGGATAAGTGTTGATGCCGAAGGTAATATAGAAGCGCTACAGCCGGGAGATGTAACCATCCAAGGGAATATTCCCGGATTGGCAGCAGACACCGGATTTTTGTTTATTGACGCTTTGGGTAGAGTTGGTGCATTTGATGACGATGGTACAATCCATTGGGATATTGTCTCAATGATTGGATTATTCGGCGTTTCCCTTTATGTAAGCCAATTACTTAACACGCAAGGCAATGCAGGTGGAGGCAATTCACAGCAGGATACAGTAAATAAAATTACTCCTATTCTATTTTCCGGGATGTTTTTATTCTTCCCCTTACCTGCTGGGGTTTTGATGTATATGGTAATTGGTAACATTTTCCAAACCCTACAAACCTACATCCTTTCCAAAGAAGCTTTACCCGAAGAAGTGCAAAAGATTGTAGATGCACAGGAAAAAGAAGCTTTAAGCGCAGAAGCAAAAGCGCTACCGTTTGAACCAAAAAGTACTAAAAAGAAAGCAACAAGCTGA
- a CDS encoding PH domain-containing protein, producing MGIREEVYYEGGPHIGDLIIGILIGLTIVGLPLAVGAFVRALWLRYRITDRRISVTGGWMGRDRSDIIYSEIVKIAKVPRGIGLWGDMVLTLRDGSRLELRAVPKFRETYNYISQQVAARNPKFADAAKQ from the coding sequence ATGGGCATTCGTGAAGAAGTTTACTATGAAGGTGGTCCTCATATTGGGGATTTGATTATAGGTATACTGATTGGTCTTACTATTGTTGGTTTACCTTTAGCCGTTGGTGCTTTTGTAAGGGCGCTGTGGCTGCGTTACCGTATCACCGATAGACGTATATCTGTAACTGGTGGTTGGATGGGACGCGATCGTTCGGACATAATTTACTCGGAAATCGTAAAGATAGCTAAGGTTCCCCGTGGTATTGGCTTATGGGGTGATATGGTATTAACCCTTAGAGATGGTAGTCGTTTAGAATTAAGAGCGGTTCCTAAGTTCCGGGAAACTTACAATTATATTTCTCAACAGGTAGCTGCTAGAAATCCCAAATTTGCGGATGCTGCGAAACAGTAA
- the rnpA gene encoding ribonuclease P protein component has protein sequence MALPSANRLKSRHDFRAVFREGFRCHGSYMTLRALKPRHGKLPSSDTPGENDQENKPASVTPPRIGISISTKVSKKAVIRNRLKRQIAAALYELLPKLAPEWRLVVVVKPTAAQQECGSKQFLQELEQLLVKAEVINGHS, from the coding sequence TTGGCTTTGCCGTCTGCAAATCGACTTAAATCCCGACACGATTTTAGGGCAGTTTTCCGAGAAGGATTTCGCTGTCATGGTTCGTACATGACTCTTAGAGCATTAAAACCGCGTCATGGTAAGTTGCCTTCTTCGGATACTCCCGGCGAAAACGACCAAGAAAACAAGCCAGCAAGTGTTACTCCGCCGCGAATTGGTATATCTATTAGCACCAAAGTTAGCAAAAAAGCTGTAATTCGCAATCGATTGAAACGGCAAATTGCAGCTGCTTTATATGAATTATTACCTAAATTAGCCCCTGAATGGCGATTAGTAGTAGTTGTAAAACCAACAGCCGCGCAACAAGAGTGCGGAAGCAAACAATTTCTGCAAGAATTAGAGCAGTTGTTGGTAAAAGCCGAGGTCATTAATGGGCATTCGTGA
- the rpmH gene encoding 50S ribosomal protein L34 has translation MKRTLGGTCRKRKRTSGFRARMRTPDGRNVIRARRKKGRHRLSV, from the coding sequence ATGAAAAGGACATTAGGCGGCACTTGCCGTAAGAGAAAAAGAACATCTGGGTTTCGTGCAAGAATGCGGACTCCGGATGGTAGAAACGTGATTAGAGCTAGAAGAAAGAAAGGTCGTCATCGTTTAAGCGTTTAA
- a CDS encoding DUF2808 domain-containing protein — translation MRRLLSAVAVSGFLLAGVPAITTAQGLPGLTLFSGVKSENQLSYRLDFGGQTRDWDRYRLRIPGKKLKMAVEKFVIAYPDYYDGEFDTDEIEIKVGRGKGKKVKVSEVKWDKEGKVIEIIPEKPIPAGKSTELILSNVENPDFPGTFYFNCLIQSPGDKTALTRYVGTWIIGIN, via the coding sequence ATGCGACGTTTACTTTCTGCTGTAGCCGTAAGTGGCTTTTTGCTCGCAGGAGTGCCAGCTATTACCACCGCACAAGGTTTGCCGGGATTAACTTTGTTTAGCGGTGTCAAAAGCGAAAATCAGCTATCATACCGATTAGACTTTGGCGGACAAACCCGCGATTGGGATAGATACCGCTTAAGAATTCCTGGTAAAAAATTAAAGATGGCGGTTGAAAAGTTCGTTATTGCTTATCCAGATTATTACGACGGAGAATTCGATACAGACGAAATTGAAATCAAAGTAGGGCGAGGTAAAGGTAAAAAAGTAAAGGTATCGGAAGTTAAATGGGATAAAGAAGGGAAAGTGATTGAAATTATTCCCGAAAAACCCATCCCCGCAGGAAAGAGTACCGAATTGATTTTATCAAACGTAGAAAACCCAGATTTTCCCGGAACCTTCTATTTCAATTGTTTAATTCAATCCCCTGGTGATAAAACAGCGCTAACCCGCTATGTAGGAACTTGGATTATCGGTATTAACTAA
- a CDS encoding Re/Si-specific NAD(P)(+) transhydrogenase subunit alpha yields MRIAVAKEIEASERRVALIPDVVSKLVKQGFEIWIESGAGEKALFNDSDYETAGATVISDTAKLWGEADILLKVSPPQQREEGGTEVDLLKEGSVFIGFLNPLANPSVAEQLAQRKVTAFSMEMIPRTTRAQSMDALSSQASIAGYKSVLIAAEALPKYFPMLTTAAGTIAPAKVFVMGAGVAGLQAIATARRLGAMVEAFDIRPAVKEEVQSLGAKFVEVKLDEETATAGGYAKEISEESKRKTQEAVNDRVKNADVVITTAQVPGRKAPRLVTEEMIAEMKPGAVIVDLAADQGGNAAYTEPGGNVVKNGVTIIGPVNLPSSVPVHASQLYSKNLVSLMKLLTKDNALNLNFEDDIVNAACVTHSGEIRNQRVKDALQALTVNS; encoded by the coding sequence ATGAGAATCGCAGTTGCGAAAGAAATAGAAGCTAGCGAGCGTCGTGTAGCATTAATTCCAGATGTTGTTTCAAAGTTGGTGAAACAAGGCTTTGAAATATGGATAGAATCGGGTGCTGGAGAAAAAGCATTGTTTAACGATTCTGATTATGAAACGGCAGGAGCAACAGTTATTTCTGATACTGCAAAATTATGGGGTGAAGCAGATATTCTGCTCAAAGTCAGTCCCCCACAACAACGGGAAGAGGGCGGCACGGAAGTTGATTTATTAAAGGAAGGCAGCGTATTCATCGGATTTCTTAATCCTTTAGCAAATCCATCAGTTGCCGAGCAGCTAGCGCAACGCAAAGTAACTGCTTTCAGCATGGAAATGATTCCTCGCACCACTAGGGCGCAAAGTATGGACGCTTTATCTTCCCAAGCTTCCATTGCCGGTTATAAATCGGTATTAATCGCCGCCGAGGCACTGCCAAAATATTTTCCCATGCTGACAACAGCAGCCGGTACCATTGCTCCTGCAAAAGTTTTTGTCATGGGTGCTGGTGTCGCTGGTTTACAGGCGATCGCCACTGCAAGACGTTTGGGAGCAATGGTAGAAGCTTTTGATATTCGCCCTGCTGTTAAAGAAGAAGTACAAAGTTTGGGGGCGAAATTCGTTGAAGTTAAGTTAGACGAAGAAACAGCTACAGCCGGGGGTTACGCTAAAGAGATTTCTGAAGAGAGTAAGAGGAAAACTCAAGAAGCTGTTAACGACCGGGTAAAAAATGCTGATGTAGTAATTACAACTGCTCAAGTTCCGGGTAGAAAAGCGCCTCGATTGGTTACAGAAGAAATGATTGCCGAAATGAAGCCCGGTGCGGTAATCGTCGATTTAGCCGCAGATCAAGGCGGTAATGCAGCTTATACAGAGCCTGGTGGCAATGTAGTTAAAAACGGCGTAACAATTATTGGGCCAGTCAACTTACCATCGTCAGTGCCAGTTCACGCCAGTCAGTTGTATTCTAAGAATCTTGTTTCCTTGATGAAACTACTGACAAAAGACAACGCTTTGAATTTAAATTTTGAAGACGATATTGTCAATGCTGCTTGCGTCACCCATAGTGGTGAAATTCGCAATCAACGAGTCAAAGATGCTTTACAAGCTTTGACGGTTAACAGTTAA
- a CDS encoding NAD(P) transhydrogenase subunit alpha, protein MTEALIAALFVFVLASFTGFEVINKVPPTLHTPLMSGSNAISGIAVLGAIVAAGAKESSLSVTLGLIAVTLATINVVGGFLVTDRMLQMFKKKAS, encoded by the coding sequence ATGACAGAAGCATTAATTGCTGCTTTGTTTGTATTTGTGTTGGCTTCTTTTACTGGTTTTGAAGTTATTAATAAAGTACCGCCAACTTTGCATACGCCTTTGATGTCTGGTTCTAATGCAATTTCTGGAATTGCCGTACTTGGGGCAATTGTTGCCGCTGGTGCAAAGGAATCAAGTTTATCGGTAACTCTTGGTTTGATTGCCGTAACTCTTGCAACTATTAACGTTGTCGGTGGTTTTTTAGTTACCGATAGAATGCTGCAAATGTTTAAAAAGAAAGCAAGTTAG
- a CDS encoding NAD(P)(+) transhydrogenase (Re/Si-specific) subunit beta: MSDFLPTGIQITYLVAASLFILGLKKLGSPATARNGNVMAAVGMLLAIVATLLNQQVLNYQMILLGLAIGSAIGAIAAYTVQMTQMPQMVGLLNGLGGSASALVAVAEFWRLLDSNQPIGLDVNISMLLDVFIGGITFTGSTIAFAKLQGILKGSPITYPLQQPFNILLLVGYVVGSGFLIVNPYNLPIFLGIVGISLLLGVLFVIPIGGGDMPVVISLLNSLSGLAAAAAGFVVMNNMLIIAGALVGASGLILTQIMCKAMNRSLFSVLFGAFGGATGGGAAGGGTTEGTVRSVDPEECAMMLGYARSVVIVPGYGMAVAQAQHGVRELADQLERMGVDVKYAIHPVAGRMPGHMNVLLAEANVPYEQLQDMEDVNPQFEQTDVALIIGANDVVNPAAKSDQNSPIYGMPILEVDRAKQAIVIKRGMSKGFAGVDNGLFYKDKTSMLFGSAKDMVGKLVAEVKQL; the protein is encoded by the coding sequence ATGAGCGATTTTCTGCCAACTGGTATTCAGATAACTTATTTGGTTGCTGCGTCTTTGTTTATTCTGGGCTTAAAGAAGTTAGGTTCTCCTGCTACGGCGCGAAATGGTAATGTAATGGCTGCTGTGGGGATGTTGTTGGCAATTGTTGCAACTCTCTTAAATCAGCAGGTGTTGAATTATCAAATGATTCTGCTGGGTTTAGCAATTGGTTCCGCTATTGGTGCGATCGCTGCTTATACGGTGCAGATGACGCAAATGCCCCAAATGGTAGGTTTACTTAATGGTTTGGGGGGTTCTGCTTCTGCTTTAGTAGCAGTTGCTGAGTTTTGGCGGTTGCTCGACTCCAATCAGCCAATTGGTTTGGATGTAAATATTTCGATGCTGCTGGATGTGTTTATCGGCGGTATCACTTTTACAGGTAGTACCATTGCCTTTGCTAAGCTGCAAGGTATTCTCAAGGGTTCGCCGATTACTTATCCTTTGCAACAGCCTTTTAATATTTTACTGTTAGTTGGTTATGTAGTTGGCAGTGGATTTTTAATTGTAAATCCCTATAATCTACCCATATTTTTAGGAATAGTCGGCATTTCATTACTTTTAGGTGTATTATTCGTTATCCCTATCGGTGGTGGCGATATGCCGGTGGTAATTTCGCTGTTGAACTCGCTTTCTGGTTTGGCTGCTGCTGCTGCTGGTTTTGTGGTGATGAACAATATGTTAATCATCGCCGGTGCTTTGGTGGGAGCTAGTGGTTTGATACTTACACAAATTATGTGTAAGGCAATGAACCGCTCTTTGTTTAGCGTGCTATTCGGCGCTTTTGGTGGAGCTACTGGTGGTGGTGCTGCTGGTGGCGGTACAACCGAAGGAACAGTTCGCAGCGTCGATCCAGAAGAATGTGCGATGATGCTAGGTTATGCTCGCTCCGTGGTAATTGTTCCCGGTTACGGTATGGCTGTTGCTCAAGCACAGCATGGCGTTCGCGAATTGGCAGATCAATTGGAACGTATGGGTGTAGATGTAAAGTATGCGATTCACCCTGTAGCTGGAAGAATGCCCGGGCATATGAATGTATTGCTTGCTGAAGCCAACGTACCTTACGAGCAGCTTCAAGATATGGAAGATGTCAATCCCCAATTTGAACAAACTGATGTTGCTTTAATTATTGGGGCTAACGATGTGGTTAATCCAGCAGCAAAAAGCGATCAAAATAGTCCAATTTATGGAATGCCTATTTTAGAAGTGGATAGAGCAAAGCAAGCGATTGTAATCAAGCGCGGTATGAGCAAAGGTTTTGCTGGTGTTGATAATGGCTTATTCTATAAAGACAAAACTTCCATGCTTTTTGGTAGTGCTAAAGACATGGTAGGTAAGTTAGTGGCTGAAGTGAAGCAGTTGTAA